Proteins encoded by one window of Desulfovibrio ferrophilus:
- the selB gene encoding selenocysteine-specific translation elongation factor: MPLIMGTAGHIDHGKTTLIKALTGIDCDRLKEEKKRGITIELGFAFLDMPDGGRLGVIDVPGHERFVKNMVAGAAGVDFALLVIAADEGVMPQTREHLEICTLLGIRHGLVALTKTDMVDEDWLEMVTDDVSGALADTFLAEAPIMPVSAHTGQGLDELRAAIAELAGTYDSHRRSDLFRLPVDRIFTMKGHGTVVTGTLVSGSISEGEDVRLYPKGTVTKVRGLQSHGTSVTEAPAGRRTAVNLAGLEVEDVTRGEVLARPGSLFPSLVWDVELDYLPSAGRELKHRREVHLHHGAREVLARIHLLDRDALRPGDKVICQIRLPEPLPGVYGDRIVLRSFSPLRTIAGGRILNPLGRKVKRFDESGLARLTGLSVDDQEAVLGMQLTLAGAEGLSLAQLRTMAGLEAKALDKALQSLLSKGEAFLFERETRRYASGQVVDELCESALAFVDAFHKTDPMKQGVLRGELASTWGRALPERLFHAIVERLLKRGELVAEAEALRLKGHKVSLAADQEKLREAVLGAYASGGETPPNLKDVLEPLGVSYKEAAGVFRLLMEQGKLVKVKEDMFFHAEALGSIRSKVVSFLEQSGEMAAPDFKTITGLSRKFAIPLLEHFDKDKLTVRVGDKRRLRKR; the protein is encoded by the coding sequence ATGCCGCTCATCATGGGCACCGCCGGACATATCGATCACGGCAAGACGACTCTCATCAAGGCTCTCACGGGCATCGACTGCGACCGGCTCAAGGAAGAAAAGAAACGCGGCATCACCATTGAGTTGGGATTCGCATTTCTGGATATGCCCGATGGGGGCAGGCTGGGTGTCATCGATGTCCCCGGACACGAGCGTTTCGTGAAGAATATGGTGGCCGGGGCCGCAGGGGTGGACTTTGCGCTATTGGTGATCGCGGCTGACGAGGGCGTAATGCCCCAGACCCGCGAGCATTTGGAAATTTGCACTCTGTTGGGAATCAGGCACGGCTTGGTGGCTCTGACCAAGACCGACATGGTGGACGAGGATTGGTTGGAGATGGTCACGGATGATGTCTCCGGTGCGTTGGCGGATACCTTTTTGGCCGAGGCTCCGATCATGCCCGTGTCTGCACATACGGGCCAGGGGCTGGATGAGCTACGAGCTGCCATCGCCGAGCTTGCAGGAACTTATGACAGCCACCGTCGTTCGGATCTTTTCCGTCTGCCTGTGGATCGCATCTTCACCATGAAGGGACACGGCACCGTGGTTACGGGGACGCTGGTCTCCGGCAGTATTTCCGAGGGGGAGGATGTCCGTCTGTATCCCAAAGGAACGGTCACCAAGGTGCGCGGGTTGCAATCTCACGGTACGAGCGTGACCGAGGCCCCCGCCGGGCGGCGTACGGCCGTGAATCTGGCCGGACTGGAGGTGGAGGATGTGACCCGTGGCGAGGTGCTGGCACGTCCGGGGTCCTTGTTCCCCAGCCTGGTCTGGGATGTGGAGTTGGACTATCTGCCTTCTGCCGGTCGTGAGCTGAAGCATCGCCGCGAGGTGCACCTGCACCACGGAGCACGTGAAGTGCTGGCACGAATTCATTTGCTGGATCGTGATGCCCTGCGCCCCGGCGACAAGGTGATCTGTCAGATTCGCCTGCCCGAGCCGCTACCCGGGGTCTATGGCGATCGCATTGTGTTGCGATCCTTTTCGCCACTTCGGACCATTGCGGGAGGGCGCATCCTGAATCCACTGGGCCGCAAGGTGAAGCGATTCGATGAATCCGGGCTGGCGCGTTTGACCGGGCTGTCCGTTGATGATCAGGAAGCCGTGCTCGGAATGCAGTTGACCCTGGCCGGAGCCGAGGGCTTGTCCCTTGCACAGCTCAGGACTATGGCCGGGCTGGAGGCCAAAGCCTTGGACAAGGCCTTGCAATCGTTGCTCAGTAAGGGTGAGGCCTTTTTGTTTGAACGCGAGACGCGTCGGTACGCCTCGGGCCAGGTCGTTGATGAACTTTGTGAATCCGCATTGGCATTCGTGGATGCCTTCCACAAGACGGATCCCATGAAGCAGGGCGTCTTGCGTGGTGAGTTGGCCTCCACATGGGGCCGTGCACTGCCGGAACGCCTGTTCCACGCCATTGTGGAGCGGTTGCTCAAACGCGGCGAGCTGGTGGCTGAAGCCGAAGCTCTGCGTCTGAAGGGGCACAAGGTCAGTCTGGCTGCGGATCAGGAAAAATTGCGGGAAGCCGTGCTCGGGGCCTATGCCTCAGGCGGTGAGACACCACCCAATCTGAAAGATGTGCTGGAGCCGCTGGGAGTGAGCTACAAGGAAGCCGCAGGCGTGTTCAGGCTGCTCATGGAGCAGGGTAAACTGGTCAAGGTCAAGGAGGACATGTTCTTCCATGCCGAGGCTCTGGGGTCCATCCGTTCCAAGGTGGTCAGTTTTCTGGAACAGAGTGGTGAAATGGCGGCCCCGGACTTCAAGACCATCACCGGGCTTTCTCGAAAATTCGCCATCCCGCTTCTGGAGCATTTCGACAAAGACAAGCTCACCGTGCGAGTGGGGGATAAGCGCAGGCTTCGCAAGCGCTGA
- a CDS encoding VOC family protein: MSITFEGPAVFVADMNSARKFYEGLLGLEVQFAVAEAYTAYAGGMSLWSAASASELIHGCTPAEQPGPQGRSNFELYFETETIVESWDKIESAGVPIVHGVREMPWGQRCFRIQDPDGHLVEVGEPMPLVIRNLLKTGLSPQEVADRTMAPLEMVEAVAKG; encoded by the coding sequence ATGAGCATTACCTTCGAAGGGCCCGCCGTGTTCGTGGCGGACATGAACTCGGCCAGAAAATTCTATGAAGGCCTGTTAGGCCTTGAAGTCCAATTCGCGGTGGCCGAGGCTTACACGGCTTATGCGGGTGGCATGTCGTTGTGGTCCGCAGCAAGTGCCAGCGAACTGATCCATGGCTGCACTCCGGCTGAACAGCCCGGTCCACAGGGCCGCAGCAATTTCGAACTCTATTTCGAAACCGAGACCATCGTCGAGTCCTGGGACAAGATCGAATCCGCAGGCGTGCCCATTGTGCACGGAGTACGCGAGATGCCTTGGGGGCAACGCTGCTTCCGAATCCAGGACCCGGATGGACATCTGGTCGAAGTGGGTGAACCCATGCCCTTGGTCATCCGCAATCTGCTGAAAACGGGCCTTTCCCCACAGGAAGTGGCCGACCGCACCATGGCCCCGCTGGAAATGGTTGAAGCCGTGGCCAAGGGCTAA
- a CDS encoding aminopeptidase, whose amino-acid sequence MAKTKKPELNYETKNCWDVYSSKQDIAAMDDVATRYIDFISQCKTERETVDFILEKVKAAGFEEGYGKDRVVRVMRGKTVFLARRGKRPLSEGVRLVGAHVDTPRLDLKQHPLYESCAVGLAKTHYYGGIRKHQWLARPLALHGVVVKADGQTVRVNIGEDPTDPVLTVLDLLPHLAYAQMEKTVTKAFEAEKLNIVLGHAPAKSKKGDEPKEPIKQRVLELLHEKYDIVEEDLFSAEMQVVPAGPARFVGLDGSLIGGYGQDDRVCSFATLEAFLNSTEQPEHTQIALYWDKEEIGSEGATGAKSLFFEYCMEDLAREWEPETRLSEIFLNTKAVSADVHGALDPDYQDVHEKLNSSLLGHGPVFCKFTGHRGKVGANDAHAEYVGWLRGMLSKAGVPWQMAELGKVDVGGGGTVAKFLAVYGMDVIDFGPGVLSMHSPFEVSSKADVYASIQAYRAFLES is encoded by the coding sequence ATGGCCAAGACCAAGAAGCCCGAGTTGAACTACGAAACCAAGAACTGCTGGGATGTCTATTCCTCCAAGCAGGATATTGCGGCCATGGATGACGTGGCCACCCGCTACATCGATTTCATCTCGCAGTGCAAGACTGAACGTGAAACTGTTGATTTCATTTTGGAAAAAGTCAAAGCCGCTGGCTTTGAGGAAGGCTACGGCAAGGACAGGGTCGTGCGCGTGATGCGTGGCAAGACCGTGTTTTTGGCTCGGCGCGGCAAGCGTCCATTATCAGAGGGCGTGCGCCTTGTGGGTGCCCATGTAGACACCCCGCGGCTGGACCTGAAACAGCATCCTCTCTACGAATCCTGCGCCGTGGGCCTGGCCAAGACCCATTACTACGGTGGAATCCGCAAGCACCAGTGGCTGGCGCGCCCTCTGGCCCTGCACGGCGTGGTCGTGAAGGCCGATGGCCAGACCGTGCGTGTGAATATCGGCGAAGATCCCACCGACCCGGTGCTGACGGTCCTCGATCTGTTGCCGCATCTGGCTTATGCCCAGATGGAAAAAACAGTGACCAAGGCCTTTGAGGCCGAGAAGCTGAACATTGTGTTGGGTCATGCCCCGGCCAAGTCCAAGAAGGGAGATGAGCCCAAGGAACCCATCAAGCAGCGTGTGCTGGAACTGCTCCACGAGAAGTACGACATCGTGGAAGAGGACCTGTTCTCCGCCGAGATGCAGGTGGTGCCCGCCGGTCCTGCCCGTTTTGTCGGTTTGGACGGCTCCCTCATCGGTGGCTACGGTCAGGATGACCGCGTGTGCAGTTTTGCCACTTTGGAAGCCTTTCTGAACAGCACCGAACAGCCCGAACACACGCAGATCGCCCTCTACTGGGACAAGGAAGAGATCGGCTCCGAGGGTGCCACCGGCGCCAAGAGCCTGTTCTTTGAATACTGCATGGAAGACCTGGCGCGTGAGTGGGAACCCGAGACTCGTCTGTCCGAGATATTCCTGAACACCAAGGCCGTGTCTGCCGATGTGCATGGTGCTCTGGACCCCGACTATCAGGACGTCCACGAGAAGCTCAACTCCTCGCTGCTGGGCCACGGCCCCGTGTTCTGCAAGTTCACCGGCCATCGTGGCAAGGTTGGGGCCAATGACGCCCACGCCGAATACGTAGGTTGGCTGCGCGGCATGCTCAGCAAGGCCGGAGTGCCCTGGCAGATGGCCGAACTGGGCAAGGTCGATGTGGGCGGTGGTGGCACCGTGGCCAAGTTCCTGGCCGTCTACGGGATGGATGTCATCGATTTCGGACCCGGAGTGCTCTCCATGCACAGTCCCTTTGAGGTGTCCTCGAAGGCTGATGTTTATGCTTCCATTCAGGCCTATCGCGCCTTCCTAGAAAGCTAG
- the selA gene encoding L-seryl-tRNA(Sec) selenium transferase — protein MANLYRHLPSVDAALAALLEDPELALLPRLLLKDLVNDTFEALREDIREGSIEDPAGLKLDVLLPGLRVAVRSGARPHFRRVLNATGVVIHTNLGRSILAPQAMEAVSDACAHYSNLEFALETGERGSRYSHVEPLLCRLTGAEAALVVNNNAAAVMLILDTMAKGREVVVSRGQLVEIGGSFRIPDVMEKSGAILREVGATNRTHLHDYEDAINENTGALMKVHCSNFRVIGFTKEVSASELAALGQKHDLPVIEDLGSGSLFDFGGGALDEPTVQQAVAAGLDVVSFSGDKVLGGPQAGIIVGTKRWIDKIKKNPMNRALRIDKMTLAALEATLRLYLDPLTARRSVPTLKMITATADELKVRARRLKNRLGRDLGDTATVDLVPGVSRVGGGSFPERDLPTTLVTVEPSTKMAADELKARLRDTTPPLIGRIEDDRFCLDPRTLEDKEFQLASAALQQVLNAE, from the coding sequence ATGGCGAATCTGTATCGGCATCTGCCGTCAGTGGACGCGGCGCTTGCAGCGCTTTTGGAGGACCCGGAGCTTGCACTCCTGCCCCGGCTCCTGCTGAAGGACCTGGTGAATGACACGTTCGAGGCTCTGCGCGAAGATATCCGTGAGGGGAGCATAGAAGACCCTGCCGGACTGAAGCTTGATGTCCTGTTGCCCGGCCTGCGGGTTGCCGTGCGCAGTGGTGCGCGTCCGCATTTTCGGCGCGTGCTCAATGCCACAGGCGTGGTCATTCACACCAATCTTGGTCGATCCATCCTTGCGCCGCAAGCCATGGAGGCCGTAAGCGACGCCTGCGCCCATTACTCGAATCTCGAATTTGCTCTGGAAACGGGTGAGCGTGGCAGCCGCTACAGCCATGTGGAGCCGCTCTTGTGTCGTCTGACCGGAGCCGAGGCCGCCCTGGTGGTCAATAACAACGCCGCCGCCGTAATGCTCATTCTGGACACCATGGCCAAGGGACGCGAGGTTGTCGTCTCTCGCGGGCAACTGGTGGAGATCGGCGGTTCTTTCCGTATTCCGGACGTGATGGAAAAGAGTGGGGCCATCCTGCGCGAGGTTGGAGCCACCAACCGCACTCATCTTCATGACTACGAGGATGCCATCAACGAAAATACCGGTGCGCTGATGAAGGTACATTGTTCCAATTTCCGGGTCATCGGTTTCACCAAGGAAGTGTCGGCTTCCGAGTTGGCTGCCCTTGGGCAGAAGCACGACCTGCCCGTAATCGAGGACCTGGGCAGCGGCAGTCTGTTCGACTTCGGTGGTGGTGCATTGGATGAACCCACCGTGCAGCAGGCCGTGGCCGCCGGACTGGATGTGGTCTCCTTCTCTGGCGACAAGGTCCTGGGCGGGCCGCAGGCCGGGATCATCGTGGGCACCAAACGCTGGATCGACAAGATCAAGAAGAACCCCATGAACCGGGCCCTGCGCATCGACAAGATGACACTTGCCGCTCTCGAAGCCACCTTGCGTCTGTATTTGGACCCCTTGACGGCAAGGCGGTCCGTGCCCACCTTGAAGATGATTACTGCCACTGCCGATGAACTCAAGGTCAGAGCGAGACGACTCAAGAATCGTCTGGGCAGGGACCTGGGGGATACGGCGACTGTGGATTTGGTCCCGGGTGTGTCCCGTGTGGGCGGGGGCTCTTTCCCGGAGCGTGATCTGCCGACGACACTGGTCACCGTGGAACCGAGCACAAAGATGGCGGCCGACGAATTGAAAGCGCGACTGCGCGACACGACTCCGCCACTCATCGGGCGCATCGAGGATGATCGCTTTTGTCTGGACCCACGGACTCTGGAAGACAAGGAATTTCAATTGGCCTCCGCAGCTTTGCAGCAGGTCCTGAACGCTGAATAA
- a CDS encoding bifunctional folylpolyglutamate synthase/dihydrofolate synthase encodes MAHLDGLGMFHMELGLSRVAKALSTLGLTRPPYKVAHVVGTNGKGSTSRYLAEIASAHDLRVGLYSSPHFVTPRERVLVNGCMLSESSWTGLANEVFHASGDDGLTYFEFITVLAVLAFARAGVDVAVMEAGLGGRYDAANALETDLTVFTPVGLDHTQILGDTLDAIARDKAGAMRPGVLAVTAKQHPEAKSALMDVAARLRTALLDGVTAQGAVCPVLAPGMLGPHQIANARLAFAAWKLLTRSMHLSLDLEACIQGVSQARLPGRFQCISGEPELILDGAHNPQALDALAATLRTEGIEPQAVIFGCMQDKDLRSMAQQVQSLTQGPIFATGLPDMERAMASGPLAVALGERAHGVRDMAEALEHVASLNGPVLICGSLYLLGEFFALHPEHLGMHGPDVSI; translated from the coding sequence ATGGCCCATCTTGACGGGCTGGGCATGTTCCATATGGAGCTTGGCCTTTCAAGGGTTGCCAAGGCCCTGTCTACCTTGGGGCTGACCCGTCCGCCGTACAAGGTGGCGCATGTGGTGGGCACCAATGGCAAGGGCTCCACCTCTCGTTATCTGGCGGAGATCGCCTCGGCTCACGACTTGCGCGTCGGGCTCTATTCCTCCCCACATTTCGTAACCCCTCGGGAGCGTGTGCTCGTCAATGGCTGCATGCTGAGCGAGTCGTCTTGGACCGGGTTGGCCAATGAAGTCTTCCATGCTTCGGGCGATGATGGATTGACCTATTTCGAATTCATCACTGTACTGGCAGTTTTGGCCTTTGCCCGCGCTGGCGTGGACGTGGCCGTGATGGAGGCCGGGCTGGGGGGGCGATACGACGCTGCCAACGCTCTGGAAACGGACCTCACGGTGTTCACGCCCGTGGGGTTGGATCATACCCAGATTCTGGGAGACACGCTGGATGCCATTGCCAGGGACAAGGCCGGGGCCATGCGTCCGGGAGTTTTGGCCGTGACCGCCAAACAACACCCCGAGGCCAAGTCCGCGCTCATGGATGTTGCCGCGCGTCTCCGCACTGCATTATTGGATGGTGTAACGGCCCAGGGGGCCGTTTGTCCTGTCCTGGCACCCGGTATGCTGGGGCCGCACCAGATTGCCAACGCCCGTTTGGCTTTTGCTGCCTGGAAGCTTTTGACTCGATCCATGCACCTGTCTCTTGATTTGGAGGCGTGTATCCAGGGGGTGTCACAAGCCCGATTACCCGGGCGCTTTCAGTGTATTTCCGGTGAGCCGGAATTGATTCTGGATGGGGCGCATAACCCCCAGGCTCTGGATGCCCTGGCCGCGACGCTACGTACCGAGGGTATTGAACCCCAAGCCGTGATCTTTGGCTGCATGCAGGATAAGGACTTACGGTCCATGGCTCAGCAGGTGCAATCCCTGACGCAGGGTCCGATCTTTGCCACGGGGCTACCAGACATGGAGCGCGCCATGGCGTCTGGTCCTCTGGCCGTCGCCTTGGGTGAGCGTGCTCATGGGGTCCGCGACATGGCGGAGGCTCTGGAGCATGTGGCCAGCCTGAATGGCCCCGTACTGATTTGTGGCTCCTTGTATCTGCTGGGAGAATTCTTTGCCTTGCATCCCGAGCATCTGGGCATGCACGGACCGGATGTATCCATCTAG
- a CDS encoding 3',5'-cyclic-nucleotide phosphodiesterase, whose product MKFKVLGCSGSRQPGHNLTSYCINDTILLDAGAVCGYLDVEDQERITHILVSHANLDHTKDIAFLADNLASAVFAGRKGPVQVCSQISVLKSLKDHLFNDDIWPDFTAIPSKEQPTIVLEPIEFGVPLHLGGLNVIAFPVPHSSGSTGFALYGEDPAEHVVVTGDTGPNGGWTSFVNDLHFPVNNLVVECSFPNELEGLALASDHLTPRLLKQKVERLKIKPVLYVTHLKAIYTRQIQKELQHELAGYQYHLPRKGVVYDF is encoded by the coding sequence ATGAAATTCAAGGTGCTGGGGTGTTCCGGCTCAAGGCAACCGGGGCATAACCTGACGTCTTATTGCATCAACGACACCATTCTTCTCGATGCCGGGGCTGTGTGCGGATATCTAGACGTCGAGGATCAGGAGCGCATTACGCACATCCTGGTTTCCCATGCCAATCTCGACCACACCAAGGATATCGCGTTCCTGGCGGATAATCTGGCGAGTGCGGTCTTTGCCGGACGCAAGGGCCCCGTGCAGGTGTGTTCGCAGATCAGTGTGCTCAAGAGCCTGAAAGACCATCTCTTCAATGATGATATCTGGCCGGATTTTACAGCGATTCCGTCCAAAGAACAGCCGACGATTGTTCTTGAACCCATCGAGTTTGGCGTGCCGCTTCATCTTGGCGGACTGAATGTCATTGCCTTCCCTGTGCCGCATTCCTCCGGCTCCACTGGTTTTGCTCTCTATGGAGAGGACCCTGCCGAGCATGTTGTCGTAACTGGCGATACCGGCCCCAATGGAGGCTGGACCAGCTTCGTCAATGACCTGCACTTCCCTGTGAATAACTTGGTTGTTGAGTGCTCTTTCCCTAATGAACTCGAAGGATTGGCCCTGGCATCGGATCATCTGACGCCGCGTTTGCTCAAGCAGAAGGTGGAGCGCTTAAAGATCAAACCCGTGCTTTACGTGACCCACCTGAAGGCTATATACACCCGCCAGATTCAAAAGGAACTCCAGCACGAGCTGGCCGGGTACCAATATCATTTACCTCGGAAAGGCGTTGTCTACGATTTCTAG